The following proteins come from a genomic window of Edaphobacter sp. 4G125:
- a CDS encoding glycoside hydrolase family 97 protein, which yields MQLRPVVILSTVLFLLPVMPLVSQETLSVMSPDGRIKMEFDVKDATKNSGSLEYSVLFNGKSVINKSALGLNLEGGPPLGSDVRIEGATSSSGIDDYPLRNTKTSKVHDAYNTIRIRTVESVGANRKLDIEARAYNDGIAFRYLVPEQNNISDFKLKTEETEFRFAEDDTAWVLALPNYRSSYESEYVRLNLSSLSNQGGVSSHFLIGTPVLLHQPGVAWISLMESNLETNSSMYLTNPSGNWEGHLLTVKLSPRWDDPTFAVIGSLPHYSAWRVLGIADTPGKLIESNLLTNLNPPSRISDTSWIQGGKASWNWWVDNVSKTGRSEFTTEVMKEYIDFSAANGLPYFMLDAGWSKSDDITQLNGKIDIPELVRYGTAKGVKVWIWLYSGSVMKQMREAFPLYEKWGVAGLKIDFVNRDDQEGIQFYYDVAKLAAEHHLMVDFHGCRTPWGLLRTYPNVLSYEAVLGLENNKVGRRDSPVDRTIFASTRLLAGPMDFTPGAFDNATEDAFVARNEAPMAMGTRAQQLALYVIYETPFPMLSDSPQNYENQPGFQFLKDVPVEWDETRVVSSTPGEDTVIARRHNDDWYLGAMTNWQPKTLTVPLTFLGKGVYTAEMYEDAADAATQPKHLRISTKSVSSRSNLSLQLAPGGGAAIHFSRKDR from the coding sequence ATGCAATTGCGGCCTGTTGTCATTCTTTCCACTGTCCTCTTTCTCTTACCTGTAATGCCACTAGTCTCACAGGAAACCCTCTCGGTCATGTCACCGGATGGTCGCATCAAGATGGAATTTGATGTGAAGGATGCAACGAAGAACTCAGGTTCTCTCGAGTACTCTGTCCTTTTTAACGGAAAGAGCGTCATCAATAAATCTGCGCTTGGCCTCAATCTTGAAGGTGGGCCACCACTTGGATCCGACGTACGAATCGAGGGGGCTACCTCATCGTCTGGGATAGACGATTACCCCTTGCGCAATACGAAGACGAGTAAGGTGCATGATGCATATAACACCATCCGTATTCGCACGGTGGAATCCGTGGGCGCGAATCGAAAACTGGATATCGAAGCCCGGGCGTATAACGACGGTATTGCCTTTCGCTACCTTGTTCCCGAACAGAACAATATCTCCGATTTCAAGCTAAAGACAGAGGAAACGGAGTTTCGCTTTGCGGAAGACGACACAGCCTGGGTACTGGCCCTACCGAACTATCGCAGCAGCTATGAGAGTGAGTATGTGCGTCTCAACCTATCCTCTTTAAGCAATCAAGGAGGCGTCTCCAGCCATTTCCTGATCGGAACTCCAGTCTTACTGCATCAACCCGGTGTGGCTTGGATATCACTCATGGAATCTAACCTGGAGACGAATAGTTCGATGTACCTCACTAACCCTTCGGGGAACTGGGAGGGCCATTTGTTAACCGTGAAACTCTCTCCGCGATGGGATGATCCAACGTTCGCCGTTATTGGAAGCCTCCCACATTATTCAGCATGGAGGGTTCTTGGCATCGCCGATACTCCGGGAAAACTGATCGAATCGAATCTCCTGACAAACCTTAATCCACCGTCGCGCATTTCCGATACGAGTTGGATCCAGGGCGGGAAGGCCAGTTGGAACTGGTGGGTGGATAACGTCAGCAAGACGGGACGATCTGAGTTCACGACGGAGGTCATGAAGGAATACATTGACTTCTCAGCTGCAAACGGGTTGCCGTATTTCATGTTGGATGCCGGATGGTCGAAGTCGGATGACATCACCCAACTCAACGGTAAGATCGATATCCCGGAGTTGGTTCGTTATGGAACAGCCAAAGGCGTTAAGGTCTGGATATGGCTCTACTCCGGTTCCGTCATGAAACAGATGCGAGAAGCGTTTCCACTTTACGAAAAATGGGGTGTCGCGGGGTTGAAGATTGATTTCGTCAATCGCGATGACCAGGAAGGAATTCAGTTCTACTACGATGTTGCCAAACTAGCCGCAGAGCACCATCTCATGGTCGATTTCCACGGCTGCCGGACCCCGTGGGGCCTGCTTCGTACTTATCCGAATGTTCTGAGTTATGAGGCTGTCCTAGGATTGGAGAACAATAAAGTTGGACGAAGGGATAGCCCCGTTGATCGTACAATTTTTGCATCGACACGTCTGTTGGCCGGCCCGATGGATTTCACTCCTGGTGCATTTGACAATGCGACGGAGGACGCTTTCGTTGCGCGGAATGAAGCACCCATGGCGATGGGGACCCGAGCACAACAGCTTGCCCTTTACGTGATCTATGAAACCCCTTTTCCGATGCTTTCTGACAGCCCACAAAACTACGAGAATCAACCCGGTTTTCAATTCTTAAAAGATGTGCCGGTTGAATGGGATGAGACCCGTGTCGTCTCCAGTACACCCGGGGAAGATACCGTCATTGCCCGTCGCCACAACGATGACTGGTATCTCGGTGCCATGACGAACTGGCAACCCAAGACCCTTACCGTACCCCTCACTTTTCTTGGCAAAGGTGTCTATACGGCTGAAATGTATGAGGATGCAGCGGATGCGGCAACGCAGCCTAAACACCTACGGATCTCTACTAAATCTGTATCAAGTAGAAGCAATTTATCCTTGCAACTGGCGCCAGGTGGTGGAGCGGCCATCCACTTCTCAAGGAAAGATCGATAG
- a CDS encoding carboxypeptidase-like regulatory domain-containing protein has product MSSFTSRIPKLQALFAVIAFIMSLFVLPQMQAQMDQGTITGVVTDQSGALIPSAKVTLMSMDTGLSFERPTNASGIYVFSPVKIGRYSITVSADGFQTSKRENLVLNVQARLGVNFDLKPGSVTDSITVNTAPPLLDTQTGAVGQVVDSKTINETPLNGRNWVFIAQLAAGVAPPQGQTRGSGKGDFVANGQRAEQNNFILDGVDNNTNLVDFLNGSTFVMRPPPDALAEFNLQTSNYSAEFGHSAGAVLNASIKSGTNSIHGSLWEYYRSDKMNARNWNALTVPAFHQNQFGATLGFPILKDKLFYFGDIEANRVSFGSPQVYTVPTAKMRTGDFTELLNPSLTGYSGPINLYQPGSRGTVPLGQSCGRAQNVFCSSDINPTAQNILNLYPLPNVNNGRTYNNYNTNVGKRDNTVQWDQRLDWNISSKDQLYGRYSYFHEIINNGLPFGPILDGSGYGGERDTNLAQNGMFSETHAFSPSLTNEFRFGYNWGVFRFLQPNANNSTLASSLGLGNVPCSPFQCGLPQGQLQGTVGASYWGSVGTSNESQNVYQILDNMTKIIGNHSMKFGVAFQNVRFYYTYAEAPRGQYNFNGSYTSMPGSSATSGIADFLANQMSSAYISNVPAVHDQQWYDSVYFQDDWRASSKLTLNLGLRWDWYQPYAESRDQQANFVLTGPVGLGSNGVGTGTAAYQLPKGAERYTLNPAFVSLLAANHVAIQYVDNARLLEAQKINFAPRFGFAYQINSKSVVRGGYGLFYGGLQSHGNGNLGANYPFTLNASYNQPTCNATTCSPLPYTLQSGLPVLSASAVPTQPGFHATDPRIKTPYTQNYSLSFQYAVTPDLVASIAYVGNVSRHLSTYWAPNSSLALATAGTNTNNFNPFPTLGWTGQIQYSGVSNYNSLQAKLEKRFSRGLSFLATYTWAHALDDSSSAGGLSNGIGVRSYYLLGIPSEYTNSSYDIRNRFTFNGSYQLPFGLGRDYLNKSRLMDVAVGGWQISATFTGQTGIPLGGISPIGSTAAGGSARAVKVSDPFRAGGTAPTGGASSCPTKVRTKDNWYNPCAFANPLPGNAISAKTLITDPTQALAYLGDKQNLIYGPGYWRADTSLFKNFATFREQYLQFRADAFNVFNHPTLNNPSNTSNGSNGGQITGPKNLQANAPDARFLQLSLKYVF; this is encoded by the coding sequence ATGTCCAGCTTTACGTCTCGAATCCCTAAGCTCCAAGCACTCTTTGCTGTGATCGCATTCATCATGAGTTTATTTGTTCTTCCCCAGATGCAGGCTCAGATGGATCAGGGAACCATTACCGGAGTGGTGACGGATCAGAGTGGTGCATTGATTCCAAGCGCAAAAGTAACCCTCATGTCAATGGATACCGGTCTCTCCTTCGAACGCCCGACGAATGCCAGCGGAATCTATGTGTTCTCTCCGGTGAAAATTGGGCGGTATTCCATTACGGTCTCTGCCGATGGATTCCAGACCTCCAAGCGGGAAAATCTCGTCCTCAATGTGCAAGCTCGTCTTGGAGTCAATTTTGATCTCAAGCCGGGGTCCGTAACAGATAGCATCACGGTGAACACAGCGCCGCCGCTGCTTGATACCCAAACGGGCGCGGTCGGACAGGTCGTCGATTCGAAGACGATCAATGAGACCCCCCTTAATGGTCGTAACTGGGTTTTCATTGCACAGCTTGCTGCCGGAGTGGCTCCCCCGCAGGGGCAGACACGAGGTTCTGGCAAAGGCGACTTTGTGGCGAATGGGCAGCGAGCCGAACAAAACAATTTCATCCTGGATGGAGTCGATAACAACACCAACCTCGTTGACTTCTTGAACGGATCGACATTTGTAATGCGACCTCCACCCGATGCTCTTGCTGAATTCAATCTGCAGACCAGCAACTATAGCGCCGAGTTTGGACATTCAGCCGGTGCCGTACTGAACGCCAGCATCAAATCAGGGACGAATTCTATCCATGGCAGTCTGTGGGAGTATTACCGAAGCGACAAGATGAATGCGCGCAATTGGAACGCGCTGACGGTTCCCGCATTTCATCAAAACCAATTCGGTGCAACACTCGGATTTCCTATCCTGAAGGACAAGCTCTTTTATTTCGGGGACATTGAAGCGAATCGTGTTTCGTTTGGCAGCCCGCAGGTTTATACAGTTCCAACAGCAAAGATGCGTACAGGCGATTTCACCGAACTGCTCAATCCTTCGCTGACAGGCTATAGCGGTCCGATCAATTTGTACCAACCTGGTTCCCGTGGAACGGTTCCGCTGGGTCAGTCTTGTGGACGTGCACAGAATGTCTTTTGCTCTTCAGATATCAATCCGACAGCGCAGAATATTCTGAATTTGTATCCATTGCCGAACGTTAACAATGGTCGAACTTACAACAACTACAACACCAACGTCGGTAAGCGCGATAACACGGTTCAGTGGGATCAGCGTCTGGACTGGAATATCAGCTCCAAAGATCAACTCTACGGGCGCTACAGCTATTTCCACGAAATCATCAACAACGGTCTCCCTTTTGGCCCAATTCTGGATGGGAGCGGTTATGGTGGTGAGCGGGACACTAACCTAGCGCAGAACGGGATGTTCAGCGAAACCCATGCATTTAGTCCATCGCTAACCAACGAGTTCCGTTTTGGTTACAACTGGGGCGTCTTCCGCTTCCTGCAACCCAATGCAAACAACTCTACACTCGCGTCGAGTCTCGGCTTGGGCAATGTCCCGTGTAGTCCATTTCAGTGTGGCCTACCCCAAGGCCAACTGCAGGGCACAGTGGGAGCCAGCTATTGGGGATCTGTAGGAACTTCGAATGAATCTCAGAATGTCTATCAAATTCTCGATAATATGACGAAAATCATCGGCAATCATTCGATGAAATTTGGGGTTGCCTTTCAGAATGTTCGCTTCTATTACACCTACGCGGAGGCTCCTAGGGGACAATACAACTTCAACGGTAGCTACACCAGCATGCCGGGTTCGAGCGCGACTAGCGGTATCGCCGACTTCCTTGCCAATCAAATGTCCAGCGCATACATTTCAAATGTCCCAGCGGTCCATGACCAACAGTGGTATGACTCGGTGTACTTCCAGGATGATTGGCGCGCAAGTTCGAAGTTGACGCTAAATCTTGGACTTCGCTGGGACTGGTATCAACCTTATGCGGAATCTCGTGATCAACAAGCGAATTTTGTTCTTACCGGTCCTGTCGGACTCGGTAGCAACGGAGTAGGTACGGGAACGGCAGCTTATCAATTGCCGAAGGGCGCGGAGCGTTACACGCTCAACCCCGCATTTGTCTCATTGCTCGCGGCCAATCACGTCGCAATTCAATATGTCGACAACGCACGTTTGCTCGAAGCGCAGAAGATCAATTTCGCGCCGCGTTTTGGTTTTGCTTATCAAATCAACTCGAAATCTGTGGTTCGGGGCGGCTACGGACTGTTCTATGGAGGTCTTCAGAGTCATGGGAACGGAAATCTCGGAGCAAACTATCCTTTCACATTGAACGCCAGCTATAACCAGCCTACTTGCAATGCCACAACCTGCAGCCCGCTTCCCTATACGTTGCAGTCCGGCCTGCCCGTCCTGAGCGCGAGTGCTGTTCCGACACAGCCAGGTTTTCACGCAACCGATCCGCGAATCAAAACCCCATATACTCAAAACTACAGCCTTTCGTTTCAGTATGCGGTGACTCCAGATCTTGTTGCCTCGATCGCCTATGTCGGTAATGTCAGCCGTCATCTTTCAACGTATTGGGCCCCGAACTCCTCTCTCGCGCTGGCGACCGCGGGTACCAACACCAATAATTTCAACCCATTTCCTACGCTTGGATGGACCGGGCAGATTCAGTACAGTGGTGTCAGCAACTACAACTCTCTTCAGGCCAAACTGGAGAAGAGATTTTCGCGTGGACTTTCGTTCTTGGCGACGTATACCTGGGCACACGCACTCGATGATTCAAGCTCCGCAGGCGGTCTTTCGAACGGTATTGGCGTACGTTCGTATTACCTGCTTGGAATTCCGTCAGAGTATACGAATTCGTCCTACGATATTCGTAACCGGTTCACATTCAATGGCAGTTATCAGCTTCCATTTGGTCTTGGCCGCGACTACCTTAACAAGTCACGTCTCATGGACGTCGCTGTGGGAGGATGGCAGATCAGCGCTACCTTCACGGGACAGACGGGGATTCCTTTGGGCGGTATCTCGCCAATCGGCTCAACGGCTGCAGGCGGATCGGCACGTGCTGTGAAGGTTAGTGATCCATTCCGTGCTGGAGGGACGGCCCCGACTGGCGGAGCTAGTTCCTGTCCAACGAAGGTGCGAACCAAGGATAATTGGTATAACCCGTGTGCGTTCGCGAATCCGTTGCCTGGAAATGCCATTTCGGCAAAGACATTGATCACTGATCCTACTCAGGCGCTCGCCTATCTGGGTGACAAACAGAATCTGATCTACGGACCTGGGTATTGGCGCGCCGACACATCGCTATTCAAGAATTTCGCTACCTTCCGCGAGCAATACCTTCAGTTCCGTGCTGATGCGTTCAACGTCTTCAACCATCCAACATTGAACAATCCGTCGAATACGAGTAACGGAAGCAATGGCGGTCAGATTACGGGCCCCAAGAATCTGCAGGCGAACGCCCCTGATGCTCGATTCCTACAACTTTCATTGAAATACGTTTTCTAG
- a CDS encoding tetratricopeptide repeat protein: MMTYEPAPPDKNPMFLEKRVYQGSSGRVYPLPVIDLIGTTPKPKAWEAIHLENEYLRLMVMPEIGGRIHVGMDKRTGYDFFYRQNVIKPALVGLAGPWISGGVEFNWPQHHRPATFMPVEVSIERASDGSVTVWCSDHDPMSHLKGMHGICLRPGSAVVEVRVRLYNRTQDTQTFLWWANVATHVHEQYQSFFPGDVRYVADHAKRAITEFPLSQGTYYGVDYKRRSIEGIPAEEMPSCFVPDGSYPPNDLGWYANIPVPTSYMIVDSKGDFFGGYDHKREVGTVAISNHHVAPGKKQWTWGNHEFGYAWDRSLTDGDGPYVELMSGVYTDNQPDFSYLAPGETKTFSQFWYPIGNIGVPNLATVDGSLRVEVGASDIAVRVQVTTPRRKSTVIVRAAGKEAGRWVGDLMPEATWSERFRYDGMSTDLEVTVQSEDAMFLRYAPDEVTPVETPNVATEPPLPNDINSVDELFLTGIHLEQYRHPTRSPETYWKEALSRDPDDSRSNHMLGRWHLRRGEFKQAEHLLRVAIARLTRRNPNPYDGEPYYNLGLTLRYQERIAEAYDVFYKSTWNAAWRAAGYHRLAEIDCLRGEWRKALDHLDRSLISDTDNLSARNLKTVALERLGRREEAQRLLQQTRSLDPLDLFSRFLMEHEIPANPQMRLDLGFDLIRSGLLEEALDVLEAHNKIPSTMVRYARADVLRRLKRENESNEAYREASQEHCDHLFPDRLEELCVLEKALEINPKDARAAYAFGNLLYDRRRHNEAIAYWELSVSSEPNFSIAWRNLGIAYFNILSDSRKALNAFEHARSCAPADARLLYEQDQLRKRTGFTLQDRLEALEKNRPLVDSRDDLSVELASLLNSLGKPEEALLILRQRHFQPWEGGEGLVLSEYVRANVLLAQSNLPNHPQKSLEFLDAANSPPRNLNEAKHLLMNLSMVDYWYGVAYTTTHRHEDAQRHWLRAASRKEDFQQMQVQPISEMTYWSAMALRELGREQEAIGLFQQIESYAFQLERQTPKIDYFATSLPAMLLFEMDLKERQMVTARFLEAQAALGLGQRERSIKLLEQVELMDHSHIGIIDMRRLIAGGTCKGQ; encoded by the coding sequence ATGATGACGTACGAGCCAGCTCCTCCGGATAAGAATCCAATGTTTCTCGAAAAACGTGTCTATCAGGGAAGCAGCGGCCGTGTCTACCCGCTCCCTGTCATCGATCTGATTGGAACGACGCCGAAGCCTAAAGCGTGGGAGGCCATCCATCTCGAAAATGAGTATCTGCGGCTGATGGTGATGCCAGAGATTGGCGGACGAATTCACGTTGGGATGGACAAAAGGACGGGATACGACTTCTTCTACCGTCAGAACGTCATCAAACCGGCTCTTGTAGGACTCGCGGGACCGTGGATTTCGGGAGGAGTTGAATTTAATTGGCCACAGCACCATCGACCTGCAACCTTTATGCCCGTAGAAGTGAGCATCGAGCGAGCGAGCGACGGAAGTGTAACCGTGTGGTGTTCCGATCATGATCCAATGTCCCATCTAAAAGGTATGCATGGGATCTGCCTGCGCCCCGGATCCGCTGTCGTGGAAGTCCGTGTCCGCCTATATAACCGGACACAGGATACGCAGACCTTCCTTTGGTGGGCAAACGTCGCCACACATGTTCACGAGCAATATCAGTCCTTTTTCCCAGGTGACGTCCGATATGTTGCCGATCATGCGAAGCGGGCGATTACTGAATTCCCTCTCAGTCAAGGGACCTACTATGGTGTGGACTATAAACGTCGTTCGATCGAAGGTATTCCGGCAGAGGAAATGCCCTCTTGCTTTGTCCCGGATGGCTCCTATCCGCCAAATGACCTCGGATGGTATGCCAACATCCCAGTGCCGACAAGCTACATGATTGTGGATTCGAAAGGTGATTTCTTTGGCGGTTATGATCACAAACGCGAGGTTGGAACCGTCGCGATTTCCAACCATCATGTGGCTCCCGGGAAGAAGCAATGGACCTGGGGAAATCATGAGTTCGGCTACGCTTGGGACCGCAGTTTGACCGACGGAGACGGTCCCTATGTCGAACTCATGTCCGGCGTATACACCGATAATCAACCCGATTTCTCATACCTCGCGCCGGGGGAGACGAAAACCTTTAGTCAGTTCTGGTATCCCATCGGTAATATCGGCGTTCCCAATCTAGCGACCGTCGACGGATCTCTCCGTGTCGAGGTTGGGGCTAGCGACATCGCCGTGCGCGTTCAAGTGACAACTCCTCGACGAAAGAGCACGGTCATCGTTCGAGCAGCAGGAAAGGAGGCCGGACGCTGGGTGGGTGATCTTATGCCTGAAGCAACATGGTCAGAACGATTCCGGTATGACGGCATGTCCACTGATCTAGAAGTGACCGTGCAATCTGAAGACGCGATGTTTCTTCGGTACGCTCCTGATGAAGTCACCCCGGTTGAAACACCCAATGTTGCGACCGAGCCGCCCTTGCCAAACGATATCAACAGCGTAGACGAACTCTTTCTCACCGGGATCCATCTCGAACAATACCGCCATCCTACCCGTAGCCCAGAAACCTATTGGAAAGAGGCGTTGTCTCGCGATCCCGATGACAGCCGCAGCAATCATATGTTAGGTCGCTGGCACCTCCGACGTGGTGAGTTCAAGCAGGCAGAACACTTGTTGCGCGTCGCGATTGCACGTCTGACCCGGAGAAATCCAAACCCTTACGATGGTGAACCGTACTATAACCTGGGACTAACACTACGCTATCAGGAGCGCATTGCAGAGGCATACGACGTGTTCTATAAGAGCACGTGGAATGCCGCCTGGCGTGCCGCGGGATATCATCGTCTCGCAGAGATCGATTGCCTTCGTGGTGAATGGCGAAAGGCACTCGACCATCTGGATCGTTCACTCATCTCCGACACCGACAATCTCTCTGCAAGAAATCTGAAAACTGTGGCGTTGGAACGACTGGGACGTAGAGAAGAAGCTCAGCGTTTGCTCCAGCAAACTCGATCGCTCGACCCGCTCGATCTATTCAGTCGTTTCCTGATGGAACACGAAATACCAGCGAATCCTCAAATGCGGCTCGATCTAGGGTTCGATCTGATTCGTTCTGGTCTTCTCGAAGAAGCTCTCGACGTCTTGGAAGCACACAACAAAATTCCATCCACCATGGTGCGGTACGCACGTGCTGATGTGCTACGACGTCTGAAGAGAGAAAATGAGAGCAACGAAGCATATCGTGAAGCTTCTCAGGAACATTGTGATCACCTTTTTCCCGACCGCTTAGAAGAACTTTGTGTCCTCGAAAAGGCTCTCGAAATCAATCCTAAGGATGCTCGTGCCGCCTACGCGTTCGGCAATCTTCTCTATGATCGTCGGCGACACAACGAGGCCATTGCATATTGGGAACTGAGTGTCTCCTCGGAGCCGAATTTTTCGATCGCATGGCGCAATCTAGGAATTGCTTATTTCAACATCCTCTCCGACAGTCGAAAGGCCCTCAATGCTTTTGAACATGCTCGCAGCTGTGCTCCAGCAGACGCTCGGCTCTTGTACGAGCAGGATCAGCTTCGGAAGCGCACGGGATTCACTCTTCAAGATCGCCTGGAAGCTCTAGAAAAGAATCGCCCCCTAGTCGATAGCCGCGACGATCTTTCGGTGGAACTCGCTTCCCTTCTCAACAGCCTCGGCAAGCCGGAAGAAGCTCTGCTCATTCTGCGTCAGCGACATTTTCAACCCTGGGAAGGTGGCGAAGGATTGGTACTCTCCGAGTACGTACGCGCAAATGTGCTCTTGGCACAAAGCAATCTCCCAAATCACCCTCAAAAGTCTCTCGAATTCCTGGATGCTGCCAATTCTCCACCTCGTAATCTCAACGAGGCAAAACATCTGTTGATGAATCTCAGCATGGTCGATTACTGGTACGGTGTTGCCTATACAACTACCCATCGCCATGAAGATGCCCAGCGCCATTGGTTACGGGCGGCAAGCCGCAAAGAGGATTTTCAGCAGATGCAGGTGCAACCCATTTCTGAGATGACCTATTGGAGTGCCATGGCTCTTCGCGAACTTGGTCGAGAACAAGAGGCAATTGGTCTGTTTCAACAGATTGAGTCATACGCGTTCCAGTTAGAACGTCAAACACCAAAGATTGACTACTTCGCAACGTCACTACCTGCGATGCTTCTGTTTGAAATGGACCTCAAGGAACGTCAAATGGTCACGGCGCGTTTCCTAGAGGCCCAAGCAGCACTGGGACTCGGTCAACGTGAACGGTCCATCAAATTGCTTGAACAAGTCGAGTTAATGGACCACAGTCACATAGGCATAATCGATATGCGCAGGCTGATAGCAGGTGGAACGTGCAAGGGCCAATAG